A stretch of the Archangium violaceum genome encodes the following:
- a CDS encoding ABC transporter ATP-binding protein produces the protein MKEETSTRRPWRDASRTVRAAVALQWRSAPVASAVALALTLCTGSVAAVGGWLTKLLLDELGRGAQVNPQRALGLAVGAAAVAGGAMAVLNLTEYLNGVIRWRVTLEVERALFSKVIALESLRSFEDPAFHGQLRLAEQAAQEAPQQLSELVLSVIRAVVSVVTLSAVVLSVSPPMALLLLLAGAVGLGAQLVRSRWTAQLSESLVQTYRWRDFYHSLLVDVRAARESRLFGLGELLLDRMVTTLGRASARELALARKGAGMQASLSLLTAGVTALGAFIVVQGAVAGRHDLGDVALFLAAVAGIQSAFTGLVVQMQEAGRSVLTFGHYLQLLGVPSRVAGPSRAVEPLRRGVEFRDAWFRYDASGPWVLRGVNLFIPAGGSVGLVGVNGAGKSTLVKLLCRFYELERGQILWDGVDVRELEPRALWQRMAATFQDFMTYDLTAAENIGLGNVAYLKDEARIRAAARLAEIDGKLAALPAGYETLLSRILAGEDGGGAPGVSLSGGQWQRVALARALMREDVDLWVLDEPSSGLDAGAEFRIHQTLQRHGTGRARLLISHRLSALRSADTIAVLSQGRVIEQGTHEELMAAGGEYARLFTLQARGYQDPRVVSREGAA, from the coding sequence ATGAAGGAGGAGACCTCCACCAGGCGACCGTGGCGCGATGCCTCGCGAACCGTGCGCGCGGCCGTGGCGCTCCAGTGGCGCTCGGCCCCTGTCGCCTCGGCCGTCGCGCTCGCGCTCACGTTGTGCACCGGGTCTGTCGCCGCGGTGGGAGGCTGGCTGACCAAGCTGCTGCTCGATGAGCTCGGCCGCGGCGCCCAGGTCAACCCGCAGCGGGCCCTGGGACTGGCGGTAGGCGCAGCCGCCGTGGCCGGAGGCGCCATGGCGGTGCTGAACCTCACCGAGTACCTCAACGGGGTGATCCGCTGGCGTGTCACCCTCGAGGTCGAGCGCGCTCTCTTCTCGAAGGTCATCGCGTTGGAGAGCCTGCGCTCCTTCGAGGATCCAGCCTTTCACGGCCAGCTTCGGCTGGCGGAACAGGCGGCCCAGGAGGCGCCGCAGCAGCTCTCGGAGCTCGTGCTCTCCGTCATCCGCGCGGTCGTCTCGGTGGTGACCTTGAGCGCTGTCGTGCTGTCGGTGTCACCGCCCATGGCGCTCCTGCTCCTGCTGGCGGGAGCGGTGGGGCTCGGCGCGCAGCTCGTCCGCAGCCGCTGGACGGCGCAGCTCTCCGAGTCCCTGGTCCAGACGTATCGCTGGCGCGACTTCTATCACTCGCTCCTCGTGGACGTCCGGGCGGCCAGGGAGAGCCGGCTGTTCGGGCTCGGGGAGCTGCTCCTGGACCGGATGGTGACGACGCTGGGAAGGGCCTCGGCACGGGAGCTCGCCCTGGCGCGCAAGGGAGCCGGGATGCAGGCGTCGCTGTCCCTGCTGACCGCCGGGGTCACGGCGCTCGGTGCGTTCATCGTCGTCCAGGGGGCCGTCGCGGGCCGGCACGACCTGGGCGATGTGGCGCTCTTCCTCGCGGCGGTGGCCGGCATCCAGAGTGCCTTCACCGGCCTGGTCGTGCAGATGCAGGAGGCGGGGCGGAGTGTGCTGACCTTCGGTCACTACCTCCAGCTCCTCGGCGTTCCCAGTCGCGTGGCGGGCCCCTCGCGAGCCGTGGAGCCGCTGCGGCGTGGAGTGGAATTCCGGGACGCGTGGTTCCGCTACGACGCCAGCGGCCCCTGGGTGCTGCGCGGGGTGAACCTGTTCATTCCCGCGGGCGGCTCGGTGGGGCTCGTGGGCGTCAATGGGGCCGGCAAGAGCACCCTGGTGAAGCTCCTGTGCCGCTTCTACGAGCTCGAGCGTGGCCAGATTCTCTGGGACGGAGTGGATGTGCGTGAGCTCGAGCCGCGTGCGCTGTGGCAGCGGATGGCGGCGACGTTCCAGGACTTCATGACCTACGATCTCACCGCGGCCGAGAACATCGGCCTGGGGAACGTGGCCTACTTGAAGGACGAGGCGCGCATCCGTGCCGCGGCGCGGTTGGCCGAGATCGATGGCAAGCTCGCCGCGCTTCCGGCCGGATACGAGACGCTGCTGAGCCGGATCCTCGCGGGTGAGGACGGCGGCGGAGCGCCGGGAGTATCGCTGTCCGGAGGGCAGTGGCAGCGGGTGGCGCTGGCCCGGGCCCTGATGCGAGAGGACGTGGATCTCTGGGTGCTCGATGAGCCGAGCTCCGGACTGGATGCGGGCGCGGAGTTCCGGATTCACCAGACGCTGCAGCGCCATGGGACAGGGCGGGCGCGGTTGCTCATCTCCCATCGGCTCAGCGCGCTGCGGAGCGCGGACACCATCGCCGTGCTCTCACAGGGCCGGGTGATCGAGCAGGGCACGCATGAGGAGTTGATGGCGGCTGGGGGCGAGTACGCGCGCCTGTTCACGCTGCAGGCCCGTGGATACCAGGACCCGCGGGTCGTCTCGCGGGAGGGGGCGGCATGA
- a CDS encoding S26 family signal peptidase, protein MSLALGVGLGALVAGAALVRWARSRWLVVTVRGYSMEPTLRDGQRLIARRLSGSGAGAPGYGRSDIVVFLLPRPQIEAMDSAELPYRIKRVAAVPGDPVPDWALEALSADARTRVPPGKVVVSGDNPRSQDSRQLGYIDSQALIAVVRL, encoded by the coding sequence ATGAGCCTCGCGCTCGGAGTGGGGCTGGGAGCCCTCGTGGCTGGCGCCGCACTGGTTCGCTGGGCGCGGAGCCGCTGGCTCGTCGTCACCGTGCGGGGCTACAGCATGGAGCCCACGCTGCGCGACGGCCAGCGGCTCATCGCGCGGCGGCTGAGCGGCTCTGGCGCCGGGGCTCCCGGGTATGGTCGCTCGGACATCGTCGTCTTTCTGCTACCCCGCCCGCAGATCGAGGCGATGGACTCCGCGGAACTGCCCTACCGGATCAAGCGGGTTGCCGCCGTCCCTGGAGACCCAGTGCCGGACTGGGCCTTGGAGGCGCTGTCCGCGGACGCACGGACCCGTGTGCCGCCCGGCAAAGTGGTGGTATCCGGAGACAACCCACGCAGCCAGGACTCGCGGCAGCTGGGCTACATCGACTCGCAGGCCCTCATCGCCGTCGTGCGGCTCTGA
- a CDS encoding GNAT family N-acetyltransferase, translated as MRIRRLTLDDVPACLELAMKRDWPAEELKWRMILELGTGFGVDSPEGGLAGTVLIAPYGREAAWIGMMVVSPSNGRQGLGRRLMEQALEHIGPIPTLLFATDQGRPLYEKLGFVQVGEVVKHLGRLTRQPQELAVPDTRVRAMTGEDLDAVATLDAGAFGAPRHPLLHALHREASRALVAERDGRVVGYGLAWPNLESTMVGPLIAQEEPIALSLAAGLLRGLEGVVRLDSPPRFTGLSEWAAGLGLERHVPAPMMMLHGTRAPGRREHLLAIAAQALG; from the coding sequence ATGCGCATTCGGAGACTCACCCTGGATGACGTGCCCGCCTGCCTCGAACTGGCCATGAAGCGCGACTGGCCGGCGGAAGAGCTGAAGTGGCGGATGATCCTGGAACTGGGGACCGGCTTCGGCGTGGACTCACCGGAAGGTGGGCTCGCGGGCACGGTCCTCATCGCGCCCTATGGGCGCGAGGCCGCCTGGATCGGGATGATGGTGGTGTCGCCCTCCAATGGGAGGCAGGGGCTGGGACGGCGCCTCATGGAACAGGCGCTCGAGCACATCGGTCCCATCCCCACGCTCCTGTTCGCGACGGACCAGGGCCGTCCCCTCTACGAGAAGCTGGGCTTCGTCCAGGTCGGCGAGGTCGTGAAGCACCTGGGGCGGCTCACCCGGCAGCCACAGGAACTGGCCGTCCCGGACACGCGGGTGCGCGCGATGACGGGGGAGGATCTGGACGCGGTCGCCACGCTGGACGCTGGCGCCTTCGGTGCGCCCCGGCATCCCCTGCTCCACGCCCTGCACCGGGAGGCGTCCCGCGCGCTCGTGGCCGAACGGGACGGGCGCGTGGTGGGCTACGGCCTGGCGTGGCCCAACCTCGAATCGACGATGGTGGGCCCCCTCATCGCCCAGGAGGAGCCGATCGCCCTGAGCCTCGCGGCCGGGCTCCTGCGGGGCCTCGAGGGAGTCGTACGGCTGGACAGCCCTCCGCGCTTCACCGGGCTGAGCGAATGGGCAGCGGGGCTCGGGCTCGAGCGGCACGTCCCGGCGCCCATGATGATGCTTCATGGGACCCGGGCCCCGGGCAGGAGGGAGCACCTCCTCGCCATCGCGGCCCAGGCCCTGGGGTGA
- a CDS encoding LysR substrate-binding domain-containing protein, which produces MDDIDVAIRFGTGRYEGARSERLFDTVVVPVCSPKLIEADSSIKAPRDLFRHTLCYVDCKTDGMVWPNWRMWMAAAGTEGFDDSRCVALPDSSHVVQAVIDGAGVGLAELAMVASDLSQGRLVRLFDIDVRVPAEYGYYLVYPEASSHDSRVLAFRQWMLGETSKESRR; this is translated from the coding sequence GTGGATGATATCGATGTTGCCATCCGGTTTGGCACGGGCCGGTATGAAGGTGCGCGATCGGAGAGGCTGTTCGATACGGTGGTCGTTCCGGTTTGCAGCCCGAAATTGATCGAGGCTGACTCGAGCATCAAAGCGCCACGAGACCTGTTCCGCCATACTCTCTGCTACGTGGACTGCAAGACCGACGGGATGGTGTGGCCGAACTGGCGCATGTGGATGGCAGCGGCTGGTACTGAAGGTTTCGATGACAGCCGGTGCGTTGCGTTGCCTGATTCGAGCCATGTGGTGCAGGCCGTCATCGATGGTGCTGGCGTTGGTCTTGCCGAACTGGCCATGGTTGCCAGCGATCTATCGCAGGGCAGGTTGGTGAGGCTGTTTGATATCGACGTGCGGGTGCCGGCGGAGTATGGGTATTACCTGGTGTATCCGGAGGCCAGCAGCCATGATTCGCGCGTGCTGGCTTTCCGGCAGTGGATGCTTGGTGAGACCAGCAAGGAGTCGCGCCGATGA
- a CDS encoding ISAs1 family transposase, translated as MLREGTAPEGLKRPVSDTTLDRLLGKLEPEGLEQEVHQMVHRGLEVGLIRHELFARGVVSIDGKAGESTPGQPPCEPSHTTKDEQGREYWYPYALRASLTSSAAQPVLDQKLLEGKQGEATAFPELFKRVVEKFGRHFEYVTVDAGMTSAANARVVREAGKHYLMALKENFHRLHDKAWVALAVAPVKVRTRERTSGEWVERELRVVDKPPEEDFPGAQQWVWVRQTRTRDGELPKVETRLFLTSIPTGQLSPERMLTLVRRHWGIENGPNWTADVVLEEDSASPSLRGNAPLVLSWLRLLAYNLLALVRTHLPTRDKRPQSFARTMEVLYQGLLGLAVLPESLATLA; from the coding sequence ATGCTGCGCGAAGGCACGGCGCCCGAGGGGCTGAAGCGGCCGGTGTCCGACACGACGTTGGATAGGCTGCTGGGGAAGTTGGAGCCAGAGGGGTTGGAGCAGGAGGTGCACCAGATGGTGCACCGAGGCCTGGAAGTGGGGCTGATACGCCATGAGCTCTTCGCCCGGGGCGTCGTCAGCATTGACGGGAAGGCAGGGGAGAGCACGCCGGGGCAGCCGCCGTGCGAGCCGAGCCACACGACGAAGGATGAGCAGGGGCGGGAGTACTGGTACCCGTACGCGCTGCGCGCCAGTCTCACCAGCAGCGCGGCCCAGCCGGTGCTCGACCAGAAGTTGCTGGAAGGCAAGCAGGGAGAGGCGACGGCGTTCCCGGAGTTGTTCAAACGGGTGGTGGAGAAGTTCGGGCGGCATTTCGAGTACGTGACAGTGGACGCGGGAATGACGAGCGCGGCCAATGCGCGGGTGGTGAGGGAGGCGGGCAAGCACTACCTGATGGCGCTCAAGGAGAACTTCCACCGGCTACATGACAAGGCGTGGGTGGCGCTGGCGGTGGCGCCAGTGAAGGTGCGCACGCGCGAGCGGACGAGCGGGGAGTGGGTGGAGAGGGAGTTGAGGGTGGTGGACAAGCCGCCAGAGGAGGACTTTCCCGGCGCCCAGCAATGGGTATGGGTGAGGCAGACGCGAACCAGAGACGGCGAGCTGCCGAAGGTGGAGACGCGGCTGTTCCTCACCTCCATTCCCACAGGGCAACTGTCCCCGGAGCGGATGCTGACGTTGGTACGCCGGCACTGGGGGATTGAGAACGGGCCCAACTGGACAGCGGACGTGGTGCTGGAGGAGGACAGCGCCTCGCCCAGCCTGCGAGGCAATGCACCCCTGGTACTCAGCTGGCTGCGTTTGCTGGCCTACAACCTGCTGGCCCTGGTGCGCACGCACCTGCCGACTCGCGACAAACGGCCCCAAAGCTTCGCACGCACCATGGAGGTGCTCTACCAGGGCCTGTTGGGTCTGGCCGTGCTGCCCGAGAGTCTGGCCACACTTGCCTGA
- a CDS encoding LysR family transcriptional regulator: MNRMLPGTRALRTFEAAARHMNFTRAAEEVGLTPAAVSYQIKEIEDQLGVTLFTRTSRSIRLTPAGTVLYEATADALDILRRAASRARRMARGADQLRVSLSAMFASNWLFPRLPRFRAANPGLIQSPTGEVIPPGPTAEV; this comes from the coding sequence ATGAACCGAATGCTGCCGGGAACGAGAGCACTGAGGACGTTCGAGGCGGCCGCGCGGCACATGAACTTCACGCGCGCTGCCGAAGAGGTGGGACTGACGCCGGCCGCGGTCAGTTACCAGATCAAGGAGATCGAGGATCAGCTGGGCGTCACGTTGTTCACGCGCACCAGCCGCAGCATCCGCCTTACCCCCGCGGGCACCGTCTTGTACGAGGCGACCGCCGACGCGTTGGACATCTTGCGACGTGCGGCCAGCCGCGCGCGGAGGATGGCGCGGGGGGCAGATCAACTGCGCGTATCGCTCAGCGCGATGTTTGCTTCGAACTGGCTATTTCCGCGACTGCCGCGGTTCCGGGCAGCGAACCCAGGCTTGATTCAAAGTCCCACGGGAGAGGTCATCCCACCCGGGCCTACGGCTGAAGTATAG
- a CDS encoding aminotransferase class IV, whose protein sequence is MSGHSKSFVVQRNARAASAEELAPLAFSGYAHFTAMQVRGGLVRGLDLHLARLRSASMTLFGQALPDDQVRSYLQAALEASPADVSLVATVYSPEGEFTASGTGVPPELLIRTGPPASRALDKSQEVKAG, encoded by the coding sequence ATGTCAGGTCATTCGAAGTCTTTCGTTGTTCAACGTAACGCTCGGGCGGCGTCCGCTGAAGAACTGGCGCCGCTCGCCTTCTCCGGCTATGCGCACTTCACTGCCATGCAGGTCCGAGGCGGCCTGGTTCGCGGCCTCGACCTTCATCTGGCACGGCTTCGTTCCGCGTCGATGACGCTATTCGGTCAGGCGTTGCCCGACGATCAGGTCCGGTCCTATTTGCAGGCGGCCCTGGAGGCAAGCCCGGCCGATGTGTCGCTGGTGGCAACGGTGTACTCGCCCGAAGGCGAATTCACCGCAAGCGGAACGGGCGTCCCCCCCGAATTGCTGATCCGTACCGGACCGCCCGCCTCAAGAGCGCTCGATAAATCCCAGGAAGTGAAAGCTGGGTGA
- a CDS encoding transposase, producing the protein MSQKKARAAEGRVRTKEPDRSQGWLFKQMPEQLVEPEHPVRVVAAAVEALDLRGFLAGAKAVEGHAGRPVTSPRLLLALWVYGIQQGVGTATELARRCEEDRAYQWLAGGVKVSHDKLSQFRVEHLEVLQQVFTDVLSVLLQQGLVSLEQVAQDGTRVRASASAPSFRREQSLRECQEQAELHLQAVLAQKDDPELTRGQQATREAKARDYQARVDAALEAIKQQQARKKGADKEKVRASTTDADARVMKMADGGFRPAYNLQFAVAGEALGGPRTIVGVEVTNQGSDMGSVSPMVEQIEQRTGQVPERVLADGGHATCADVKQCAAKGLKRSFRCPSAWPRPGSRGTIPPR; encoded by the coding sequence GTGAGCCAGAAGAAAGCGCGGGCAGCAGAGGGAAGAGTCCGGACGAAAGAGCCGGACAGGTCGCAAGGCTGGCTGTTCAAGCAGATGCCGGAGCAGTTGGTGGAGCCGGAGCACCCGGTGCGGGTAGTGGCGGCGGCGGTGGAGGCGTTGGACCTGAGAGGCTTTCTGGCCGGGGCCAAGGCGGTGGAGGGACATGCGGGACGCCCGGTGACAAGTCCCCGGTTGCTGTTGGCGCTGTGGGTGTACGGGATTCAGCAGGGAGTGGGGACGGCGACGGAGCTGGCGCGCCGGTGCGAGGAGGACAGGGCGTACCAGTGGCTGGCCGGTGGAGTGAAGGTGAGCCACGACAAGCTGAGCCAGTTCCGGGTGGAGCACCTGGAGGTGTTGCAGCAGGTGTTTACCGACGTGCTCTCGGTGCTGTTGCAGCAGGGGCTGGTGAGTTTGGAGCAGGTGGCGCAGGACGGCACGCGGGTGAGGGCCAGTGCCTCGGCGCCTTCGTTCCGGCGAGAGCAGTCGCTGCGGGAGTGCCAGGAGCAGGCCGAGCTGCACTTGCAAGCGGTGCTGGCGCAGAAGGACGACCCGGAGCTGACGCGTGGGCAGCAGGCGACACGAGAGGCCAAGGCGCGTGACTACCAGGCGCGGGTGGACGCGGCGCTGGAGGCGATAAAGCAACAGCAGGCCAGGAAGAAGGGGGCGGACAAGGAGAAGGTGCGCGCCTCCACCACGGATGCGGATGCACGGGTGATGAAGATGGCCGATGGGGGTTTCCGACCCGCCTACAACCTGCAATTCGCGGTGGCTGGGGAGGCGCTGGGAGGGCCAAGAACCATTGTGGGAGTGGAAGTCACCAACCAGGGCAGCGACATGGGCAGCGTGAGCCCCATGGTGGAGCAGATTGAGCAACGCACGGGCCAGGTGCCCGAGCGCGTGCTGGCCGATGGCGGCCATGCCACGTGCGCAGACGTGAAGCAGTGCGCGGCCAAGGGGTTGAAGCGCTCATTTCGGTGCCCGAGCGCATGGCCCAGGCCGGGCAGCAGGGGGACCATTCCCCCGAGGTAG
- a CDS encoding transposase encodes MRTDEAKEQYKARAGLVENVNAQVKGRYGLTQVTVRGLEKVKCVALLVALAHNLAAHGQPLVDALLARQSALAEPAHLLELAPGNAASLGGGISPVPVDQVTALPAGF; translated from the coding sequence ATGCGCACCGACGAGGCCAAGGAGCAGTACAAGGCCCGCGCCGGCCTGGTGGAGAACGTCAACGCGCAGGTGAAGGGGCGCTATGGCCTGACGCAGGTGACGGTGCGGGGGCTGGAGAAGGTGAAGTGTGTCGCCTTGCTGGTGGCCCTGGCGCACAACCTGGCCGCACACGGCCAGCCTCTGGTGGATGCGCTGCTGGCGCGCCAGAGCGCGCTTGCCGAGCCGGCTCACCTCCTCGAGCTGGCTCCAGGCAACGCGGCCTCTCTCGGTGGCGGCATCAGTCCGGTGCCGGTGGACCAGGTCACCGCCTTGCCTGCTGGCTTCTGA
- a CDS encoding aminotransferase class IV codes for MATVEYERVLPAVKHVGEVAKTYFLRQAVKQGFDDAAFVDRRGRLSEGSIWNLAFWDGDAVIWPVAEMLSGTTMGIVRRQLDRLGMAQRFQEVTLADLPTLSGAVVMNSWTPGVAVHRIGSVPLPNAPAFLELLHRAYQAEEAVAPWSTRGA; via the coding sequence TTGGCGACGGTCGAGTACGAGCGGGTGCTTCCAGCCGTCAAGCACGTTGGCGAGGTCGCGAAGACGTACTTCCTACGTCAGGCCGTCAAGCAAGGCTTCGACGACGCCGCTTTCGTCGACCGCCGGGGCCGGCTCAGCGAGGGGTCGATTTGGAATCTGGCATTTTGGGATGGCGACGCGGTCATCTGGCCCGTGGCGGAGATGCTGAGCGGTACCACGATGGGCATTGTCCGTCGGCAGCTGGACCGCCTCGGTATGGCCCAGCGATTTCAGGAAGTGACCCTCGCCGATCTGCCTACGCTTTCCGGGGCCGTGGTCATGAACTCGTGGACACCCGGTGTTGCGGTACACCGGATCGGCTCTGTGCCCCTACCCAATGCGCCCGCTTTCCTTGAGCTGCTCCACCGTGCTTACCAGGCCGAGGAAGCGGTAGCGCCATGGTCCACTCGGGGCGCATAG